Within the Maribacter sp. BPC-D8 genome, the region TGATTAAACGCTTTTTCTCAAATGAAGTAGAAAGTTGATAGATATTAAACAATACTAATAATCATTTTGTTTAATTCTTTACAAAAATGCAGAAAGTCGACTATTTATTAAAGTAGATTATTTATAATATCCTCTTCACTTATACCTTCAGCCTCTGCTTTGTAGTTTTTAATGATACGATGACGCAGTATACCTTTAACAACGGCATGTACATCTTCTATATCTGGAGAGAACTTACCATGAATAGCGGCATTTGCCTTTGCACCCAAAATAAGGTTCTGAGATGCTCTTGGTCCTGCTCCCCAATCTAAATACTGTTTTACGTAATTTGAAGCTGAGTCTAAGTTAGGTCTTGTACTATTTACCAATTTTACCGCATACTCTACAACATTATCTGCAACTGGTATTCTACGTACCAAGTCTTGAATAGCAATAATATCTTCTGAATTGAATAGCGGGTTCACCACTTGCTTTCTATCGGCAGTAGTATTTTTAACCACTTGAATTTCTTCGGCTATAGATGGGTATTTTAATTCTATAGCGAACATAAAACGGTCTAACTGAGCTTCAGGCAAAGGGTAGGTTCCCTCCTGCTCAATTGGATTTTGTGTCGCCAATACAAAGTATGGTAAATCTAATTTATGCTGATGACCAGCAATGGTTACAGCGCGCTCTTGCATCGCTTCTAAAAGTGCTGCTTGAGTTTTTGGCGGAGTTCTATTGATCTCATCTGCCAAAACAATATTTGAAAATATCGGACCTTTTATAAACTTAAAGTTTCTGTTCTGGTCTAATACTTCGCTACCAAGAATATCACTTGGCATTAAATCTGGTGTAAATTGTATTCTTTTAAAGTCAAGACCAATTGCTTGGGCAATGGTATTTACCATTAAAGTTTTTGCCAAGCCTGGCACGCCAATCAACAATGAGTGACCACCTGTGTAAATAGAAAGCAGTATCTGTTCAATAACCTCATCTTGACCTACAATGATCTTGGCTATTTCCTTTTTAAGCTCAGCATGTTTTACTACTAGGCGTTCTATTGCTGCAACGTCTGACATATATTTATTCTTTTACCCACTTATTAGCGAACTCACAATCTTTGTTCTCATCGTTTACACTAATATAGGTATCTTCAATATGCTTATCCATCCATTTTTTAATGGCGTTGTATTTCTTTTCAGTAAGCGCTAATTCTTGAATCTTCGTATAATCTTTAGAGAAATCGGCAACATGCTCATCGTACCTGTTGGTAATCTTCAAAATTTTATATTTCGGTGCACCACCTCTTGGATCTTCTTCTAATACAGGATATGTTATTTCATTATCCTTCAAGTTCTGTACTTGGTTGTATAACGTAGGATCCATTTTAGTCAATTCAAATTTAGAATCAAAGTTTACCGGATTACGTAGTAAACCACCATCAAACTTCGTTTCCTTTTCATCAGAGAAATTTAAAGCAGCCTCTGCAAACGTAAATTCTTCATTAATAATTTTCTTACGAATACTATCTAACTCCGCTTTCGCTTCATCCAATACATTTTGAGATATTTCTGGTATAACCAAAATGTGTCTTAAATCTAGCTCTTGCCCTCTAATCTTTTCAATGTAAATGATATGGTAACCAAAAGCACTTTCAAACGGCTCAGAAACTTCACCTTCTCTTAAACTAAAAGCGACATCTTTAAATTTCTTATCAAAACCGGTGTCTTTCGTAATACTGTAGAAACCACCTTTTGACTTTGAACCAGGATCTTGAGAATACAAAATAGCTTTTACACTAAAGCTAGAATCGTTATCATCAACATCTGCTTTAATCTGATTCAACTTATCTATAACCCTTTGCTTTTCTTCTTCAGATGGTTCTGGCTCTTTAGTAATTTGTGCAATTTCTAACTCAGCACCAAATACCGGACGCTCATCTTCAGGAATCTTGTTAAAGAACTGACGAACCTCTTCAGGTGTAATTTCAATCTCTTTAATAATATCTTGCTGCATACGCTCAGACAGCATACGTAACTTGTTAATCTTATAAAGTTCTTCTCTAAAACTAGTTTCGTCAGTTTTCTTGTAGTACTTCAACACCTTGTCCATAGAACCAATTTGTTGTACTAAAGACTGTAATTGACGATCACCAGTAGCGTTTACTTCATCATCTGAAACCAAAATACTATCTTGAACAGCCTGGTTAGCGTACAAACGATCTTCCATCAACTTACCTAAAAGTCCGCAATGGGTAATATCATCTGTAGATGCACCTTGACTTTTAAGATCAATAAGTGTTTTTTCAATATCAGAATCTAAGATTACATAATCACCAACAACTGCGGCAATACCATCTAGTTTAATTCTATTAAAATTAATTGAAGAGTCTTTCTTTACAGGTGCCGCTTCTGCGATAGCTTCCATTGGCTCAGCCTCATCGACTGAAACACTTGGTATAGAGTCTTGCGCTGTTGCAATACCTGAGAACAGTAAAACTGCGCCTATGTAAATACTATTTTTTGTTTTCGAAAACTTCAAATTCATTATCCTTGATTGCTTCATCTAGTAATTCAGTTTCTAATTTGCGTAGGTAGTCCATTTTTCTACGACTTAATAATACTTGTTCAATTGTAGGCTTAATAAAGGACAAAGGTGCAATGTCGTTAACATCTTTAGTTTCCTCTATTTTTCCCAAATATACCCCGATTGAATCCTCCAATTCAAAAAATTGTGAATTTTTTAAGTACTTACTGGCATTGTCTGCCGTTATCGGAGGTATTTCTTCGAATATTCTATTGTAACGTACCCAAATAGAATCATTAAAATTCAATTTAGTAAACTGAACGCCAATAGAATCTAAATATCGAATGTCATCTTTTTTAAATCTTTTTAATCGCTTACCGACCTCATCTTGATCTAAAAAACCTTTTGGCAGAGCCACAAAACGTATTCTTGCAATTCTTTCTTTCAGTTTAAAATTCTCTTTGGCATTTTCGTAGAACGTATTTAACTGTTCATCAGTAATAACCGAATCTGTAGCCTGTGCTACCAAAGCCTCTTTATAGACACTCGTGTACAATTCAGTTCTATAATCATCTACCAGCGCATTATATTCCGCTAGTTTTTCTTCAGATAAATTAATCTTAGCCTTAGATAACAACAATTGCTTAGAAGCCCAATTATTTATATAGTTGATAGCAAAAGAAGCACTATCGCCTTTGGTCATATTTTCAGTTAATAACGGAGCTAGGTCATCTTGATACAAAAAAGACTCCCCCACTCTAGCAATGACCTTCTTCTCTTCATCTTTCTTAAAAAGACCGTCGCATGAAACGAAGACAATAGAAATTAGCCCTATCGTTACAATAGGATAAAATTTGCGTAGTAAAAACATTGATTTCTTAAAAAACATCGAGCAAAAATAGTAATAACCAAATCGTGTGCAAATACTTAATGATTTACTTAACACGTTTTTAGGGATTACAAGATATAACAAATAGCTAATAATCAATTAAAAATAGCGATTCACAAAATAGTAATGTCATTAGAAACTGGTTATAAACTGCCATTTTTTAGGTAAATTTGCCTACTTATTTTTATAATCTAATACTACATATTCTTGAACCGACAGATAAAACTAATATGGGATTTTAGAGGTCCTGCAGCATTAAAAACGGCAGAACATCATGTTAAACACCTAAATGAATTCATCGCTTCTGAGAAAACCGCTTTGAATATTACAGGTTTTAAAGAACTAAATGATATGTATAGCATTGCATTTATGGTTGTAGAAGAAAAAGAGATGATTGCAGTCAGAGATTTATTAAAACCTCACCGTGGCGAAGTCTACACCCCATAAAACTAACATAATAACATGAAGCAGTTTCTTCTTTTCATATGTTGTGTTCTTTTATCTTCTTGCGCTCAAGAAAAGCAGAATTTAAATTTTCTTGAAGTAGCCCTTTCTTCTGATGACTCTAGAATTAAAAGAGTTATGGACAGCATTGAAGACTATCAAGTTCAAATTAGATACACACAAATTGACAGAAGAAATGATAGCGTCATTTTTACCGACTATGATTTTCAGGTAAACGATAGCATGTATTTTTATCCTGCGAGCACAGTTAAATTCCCAACTGCAGTGTTAGCTTTAGAAAAGCTCAACCAAATAGACAGCTTAACAATAAACACCAAATATTACATAGAAGGTGATACTATTGAAAGTACTGTAGCAAATGACATCTCTGAAATTTTTGCGGTAAGCGATAATTTAGCAAATAATAGATTGGTCGAGTTCTTAGGGTTCGAAGCCATCAATAAGAGTTTAAATAACAAAGGAATAACACCTGTTAGACTTAGCCATAGATTGGGATATCATTCAGATGATTTAAGAACCAAACCCCTAATTATTTATTTAAACGACTCAACAACGGGCATCACGAAGTCTATACTAAATAAAACCCCTGAGAAGCTAGAACTATTAGACATTGAAAAAGGAATAGGTTATTATGAAGACGATGAGCTAATTGAAGAACCATTCGATTTTAGTCAAAAAAACTACTATCCTATTCAATCACAACATAACCTATTAAAGCGAGTAGTATTCCCAGAGAATTTCGATGCATCAGAACGTTTTGATATTAATTCTGAACAACGAGCTCTTCTACTAAAAGCAATGCATACCGTACCTCAAAAGGTTGGTTATGATCCAACAACATATTATGATGGCTATTGTAAATTTTTCATGTATGGCGATACTAAGAAAGATATACCCGAGCATATTGAAATTTATAATAAAGTAGGATTTGCTTACGGTACGCTAACGGACTGCGCATATATAAAGGACACAGAAAAGAATATAGACTTTCTTTTAACTGCAACAATTTTAGTAAACAAAGATGGTATCTTTAATGACGACGCTTATGAGTATGACGAAATCGGAATTCCGTTTTTAGCGCAATTAGGTCGCGAGATATACCAACAAGAAGTGAATCGAAAACAACATTAGAAACAGCAAGCAGACTATGCAAGACAATGCCAATAAAACCAGAATAAACAAATACCTCAGCGAAGCAGGTTATTGCTCACGTAGGGCTGCGGATAAATTAATTGACCAAGGCAGAGTAACTATTAATGGAGAAGTACCGGAAATGGGTACTAAAATTTCAGCTGGCGATGTGGTTAAGGTTGATGGTGAATTAATAAAAGAATCAAAAGGAAAATCTACCTATTTGGCATTCAACAAACCCGTAGGCATCGTTTGTACCACAGATACTGGGGTTGAAAAAGATAACATTATAGATTACATTAATTACCCGAAGCGTATATTCCCGATAGGCAGATTAGATAAGCCAAGCGAAGGACTCATTTTCTTAACCGATGATGGTGATATTGTCAACAAGATACTTCGCGCTCGTAACAACCATGAAAAAGAATATCTGGTAACGGTAGATAAACCTATAACCATAGATTTTTTGAATAGGATGCGAAGAGGAATACCTGTGCTAGACCAAGTAACTAGAGAATGTGAAGTTTTTGAAGTGAGCACCTATCAATTCCGTATTATTCTTACTCAAGGTCTTAACCGACAAATTCGTAGAATGTGCGAATATT harbors:
- a CDS encoding AAA family ATPase gives rise to the protein MSDVAAIERLVVKHAELKKEIAKIIVGQDEVIEQILLSIYTGGHSLLIGVPGLAKTLMVNTIAQAIGLDFKRIQFTPDLMPSDILGSEVLDQNRNFKFIKGPIFSNIVLADEINRTPPKTQAALLEAMQERAVTIAGHQHKLDLPYFVLATQNPIEQEGTYPLPEAQLDRFMFAIELKYPSIAEEIQVVKNTTADRKQVVNPLFNSEDIIAIQDLVRRIPVADNVVEYAVKLVNSTRPNLDSASNYVKQYLDWGAGPRASQNLILGAKANAAIHGKFSPDIEDVHAVVKGILRHRIIKNYKAEAEGISEEDIINNLL
- a CDS encoding peptidylprolyl isomerase — encoded protein: MNLKFSKTKNSIYIGAVLLFSGIATAQDSIPSVSVDEAEPMEAIAEAAPVKKDSSINFNRIKLDGIAAVVGDYVILDSDIEKTLIDLKSQGASTDDITHCGLLGKLMEDRLYANQAVQDSILVSDDEVNATGDRQLQSLVQQIGSMDKVLKYYKKTDETSFREELYKINKLRMLSERMQQDIIKEIEITPEEVRQFFNKIPEDERPVFGAELEIAQITKEPEPSEEEKQRVIDKLNQIKADVDDNDSSFSVKAILYSQDPGSKSKGGFYSITKDTGFDKKFKDVAFSLREGEVSEPFESAFGYHIIYIEKIRGQELDLRHILVIPEISQNVLDEAKAELDSIRKKIINEEFTFAEAALNFSDEKETKFDGGLLRNPVNFDSKFELTKMDPTLYNQVQNLKDNEITYPVLEEDPRGGAPKYKILKITNRYDEHVADFSKDYTKIQELALTEKKYNAIKKWMDKHIEDTYISVNDENKDCEFANKWVKE
- a CDS encoding peptidyl-prolyl cis-trans isomerase, producing MFLLRKFYPIVTIGLISIVFVSCDGLFKKDEEKKVIARVGESFLYQDDLAPLLTENMTKGDSASFAINYINNWASKQLLLSKAKINLSEEKLAEYNALVDDYRTELYTSVYKEALVAQATDSVITDEQLNTFYENAKENFKLKERIARIRFVALPKGFLDQDEVGKRLKRFKKDDIRYLDSIGVQFTKLNFNDSIWVRYNRIFEEIPPITADNASKYLKNSQFFELEDSIGVYLGKIEETKDVNDIAPLSFIKPTIEQVLLSRRKMDYLRKLETELLDEAIKDNEFEVFENKK
- a CDS encoding serine hydrolase, whose protein sequence is MKQFLLFICCVLLSSCAQEKQNLNFLEVALSSDDSRIKRVMDSIEDYQVQIRYTQIDRRNDSVIFTDYDFQVNDSMYFYPASTVKFPTAVLALEKLNQIDSLTINTKYYIEGDTIESTVANDISEIFAVSDNLANNRLVEFLGFEAINKSLNNKGITPVRLSHRLGYHSDDLRTKPLIIYLNDSTTGITKSILNKTPEKLELLDIEKGIGYYEDDELIEEPFDFSQKNYYPIQSQHNLLKRVVFPENFDASERFDINSEQRALLLKAMHTVPQKVGYDPTTYYDGYCKFFMYGDTKKDIPEHIEIYNKVGFAYGTLTDCAYIKDTEKNIDFLLTATILVNKDGIFNDDAYEYDEIGIPFLAQLGREIYQQEVNRKQH
- the rluF gene encoding 23S rRNA pseudouridine(2604) synthase RluF, producing the protein MQDNANKTRINKYLSEAGYCSRRAADKLIDQGRVTINGEVPEMGTKISAGDVVKVDGELIKESKGKSTYLAFNKPVGIVCTTDTGVEKDNIIDYINYPKRIFPIGRLDKPSEGLIFLTDDGDIVNKILRARNNHEKEYLVTVDKPITIDFLNRMRRGIPVLDQVTRECEVFEVSTYQFRIILTQGLNRQIRRMCEYLDYRVKKLKRIRIMNVKLDIPVGKWRDLTEEELKEINRLVSTSSKTFDSNK